In the genome of Arachis stenosperma cultivar V10309 chromosome 2, arast.V10309.gnm1.PFL2, whole genome shotgun sequence, the window aaatacttatgtaaatcaatagtgggaatttcagataagtgtatggagatgctgtgctcctcttgaaactctacttcactactcgctcttccaatccttcttactcctttccatggcaagctgtatgtagggcattaccatcatcaatggctactttcaatcctctcgggaaaatggtcctatgcgctgtcactgcacggctaatcgtctggaggcatcacccttgttgatagctacatcccatcctctcagtgaaaatggtccaaatgctctgtcacagcacggctaatcatctgtcggttctcaattgggttggaatagaatccattgattcttttgcgtctgtcactaacgcccagccttcaggagtttgaagctcgtcatagtcattcaataccggaatcctactcggaataccacagacaaggttagactttccggattcccaggatcctactcggaataccacagacaaggttagaatttccggatcctcatgaatgctgccatctatctagcttataccacgaagattctgttggggaatctaagagatatgcgcccggcctaaggtagaacggaagtggttgtcagtcacgcgcgttcatagttgagaatgatgatgagtgtcacggatcatcacattcatcaaagtgttgtgtaacgtatatcttggaataagaataaaagagaattgaatagaaagtaatagtaattgtattgaaacttgaggtacagcagagctccacacccttaatctatggtgtgcagaaactccaccgttgaaaatacataagtgaaaggttcaggcatggccgaatggccagcccccaaaacgtgctcaatggcctcctaagatgaagaataaaacaaaactgagaccaaagatgaaacgtggtcaaaagacatctaatacaatagttaaatgttctatttataataaactagctcctagggtttacatgagtaagtaattgatgcataaatccacttccggggcccacttggtgtatgtttgggctgagcttgatctatccacgagctgaggcttttattggagttgaactccaagttatgacgtgttttgggcgttcaactccggatcatgacgtgtttctggcgtttaactccagacagcagcatgtacttggcgttcaacgccaagttacgtcgtcaattttcgaataaagtataaactattatatattgctggaaacctctggatgtctactttccaacgccattgagagcgcgccatttggagttctatagctccagaaaatccatttcgagtgtatggaggtcagattccaacagcatcagcagtccttttgtcagcctttttcagagttttgctcaagtccctcaattttagccagaaattacctgaaatcacagaaaaacacacgaactcatagtaaagtccagaaatgtgaatttaacataaaaactaatgaaaacattcctaaaagtagcttgaacttactaaaaactacctaaaaacaatgccaaaaagcgtataaattatccgctcatcaatcactCGTTCACTCTACAAGTAAGAATAGTTGCTAGATTTATTGCAAAATAATCCCCTAGGGTGAAAATTGATCCTGAAACCTGTTGTACAAAATAGTATGCATTAAAATTAGTCTAATATGTTAGACTATTGATACTTAACATAGCATAATCATCATAAAGCTAAAAATAATGGTATTTAGAATCACAGAAATGGAAAAGGTATAATTATTCTAGAAATTTCTATAGTTTCACtaaatttcaattaattttctATGGTTTAAAAGTTCGTAATCAAGTTCTTAAATCAAAATTTTCGATTAGATACTTGCAGCTTAAACATTTCTAATTAAGTCCCTGTATTGTACAAATGTTTTAAGAATTGTCCTATATTAGCAATTTATGTGTTCTGCTACATTAGATAAAAATATGGAAACAATCTCCTTTTTTAATGTGATAAGGATCCGTAGAAAACTATGCCAGgataaaggaaaaaaagaatATCTAGAACAAGATgaacataatgaaaaaaattagcATAAACTCTGTTAACGAAACAATAATCAAAAGTTAAATACACTGCAATGACTGGCCAAAATATAAAATCCTCAGTTCATGATTATCACTTAAACATTCATAGTGGTCATTGATGCATACAATGTTCAGtacagaaaatattttatttttacaagaaattatccaatcaacaattaaattaaaatggGATATGAAGGAGTATAATTGTTATTTTAAAATGGAATATGAAGAATTAAAGACTGCTCAAACGGATAAAGGATTGAACGCTTCGGTTGATCACAGTCACACACATGCAAAAAAATTAAACCCTAATATACAGAAATTCTATCATCATTAACAATCATAATCAACCACATTCTCCCAAAGTTTTACTGATCAAGTAGggtgaaaaaaatgaaaaacaccACACAACCAACATTTTCATAAAAACAGAGCACGATAGTTGAAAGCATCAATTTTGTTACTAACCTGTTTTTCAAAAGATGACTTCCAGGTAATTAATCTTCACAATGGGGGTAGAAAGAAGTAAGAAAAGCTTCAAAGCTCTATTACTGTGACATCCATAGTGCTTCTCTGACGGGAAGGAAAACGAGAGGAAgtggagaaagagaaagggtCAACTCAGTCTCACCTTTGGAGTGGTTAGTGTTTAGATTTTCATTTAACCCCTTCCTAAGGGATACGACGTCGTTTCTAACAATTTCGGCGCCAACAgtaaaacggcgtcgttttgaGACTGCCAGGTGTCATTTAAATTTGCCAGGTCAGCTCTCCGGTGACGGAAAATGCCAGAAGGGCCAAATTGAGGCTCGAGTTAAAATTTCAGGGTACATTTAGAGTCAATTGAAACTTTGAGAGCTAAATTGAGTCAGAGGTCAAATTTCAGGGGCCAATTTGAGTAGTAACTCGGAGAAATAATctcaataatttattttttctttatataaaagcacatatttacttatttatttttttacaggtttaattactctgttggtttCTATAATttcgcaaaatttttaattaggtccttatacattttttccttttaattgagtccttgcaccaaattttttttttaattgggttcctattttttttcttttatttgggtccctgtactaattttttttagttgggtccctataaaattaagccaattactgTCAAGAATGatcaaattgaaaaaaaatttggtgcagggaccaattaaaagaaagaaaagtatagagacctaattaaaaatttcgcaAAACTATAAGAACCAACAtaataattaaaccttttttaaattagttaaatatgctctaaaatttttatatgaaaaaaaatattaaaaacatacaaattaatattaaccattctaaattttttatataattattttttgtaattagattaaatattaatataataaaagaatattaACCATTCAATTCGTGCAACGTGCGAACAATTTTGTTATTCATATATGAACTCCTTTGCGCatagattaagaaaaaaataaaatagatttaTGAAACAATATGCGCGAAGAACGAAAAATATACtgagaaaatattttgattaattaatttcaactttacataatatttaatttatctttttattttaaatttagttaaaatGTATTTCAAAGGTTaccatttaaaaaaattattaaaaaaatataaattaatataaactaaaatattaaagaatattaactatattaatttttttatactctaagtaaattaattcttttaataaatatatattaatatttatataaacaaattatatataaatataataaagtaGATTAAGTGCATGACATATATATAGTGCAGAATATATACTAAGAgtctaataatataattaaatgtcATTTAATATTCGTTATTTGTGTAATTACAATATAAACCATTTATAcgttaagttttaatttttttttctttaggttgtatgATAGTAACAAAGTGTAATCACATTTATTTTAACATAAACATAATAGCTTTTACATTTAAGTGAAATCTGCTAATATAaactacaaaaataataaaattatttaggCCTATAAAAAGCAGATGATGAAACAATCTTATACATTATACAATTGATTTTTATATACGAAAACTTttccaaattaaaaataactattaatattaataaaaaagtaaaagtaaaattttataattgattAATATTTAGCCTGTGCGGCGCGAGTCTTACACTAGTTTTTATTAAGTGTGGACAATGTAAACACCAACATCTAAAACATGGCCATTCTCATAAACAAAAGCTCTAAGCCTCTAACTAGAGGCTCGCCGGTCACTATATAGCCAAAGGTTGTTTGGATAAATAacttaattaagttttttttaaataatttaaataataaagatttatattaaaagtaacttataaataaattattttgtgtttagttttttagttttaaaagtgtttatttaaaaaaaatgtgataaaaaattttttattatgaaaaaaattatttttttaacttttctttaagtatttaaaaaaatttttagaagctataatttaatttttaaaattacactaaatattaatattactattttttataaattaaaaattaaaaaaaataacttttaaaactTTCCAAATGAACACAAAAACCACGGACCTAATAAGAGTACAAATACAATTGAAAGACTAAGAGACATGAAAGTGTGACACATTGTTACTATTATTAatgtggtttgaatttgaaatttttaaattttaaatttttattttaaaaggtaaaatataattttttatttttgaatgattttttttttatatattttttttaattccacctatgaaataaattatgaaaaatcACATGTTATCCTTTAAAGTAAagttcaaaatttaaaagatgtGACTTACgggcctttttttttttaaacttccATCAAAACTATTGTTAAATGTTAAttgttttactttcttttccttcaattatagaaaaccccaaaatattGAATGAATTCTTTATTTTAATCTGTATAATAGAGTGTcctttattataaaaattaatcattttcaataattttcttACTAAATCCTTTTTTAATACTTAAATCTCTTTAATGGTTCTTTAAGACtaattttccttattaactaAGAAGGTGGACTAATGCCATGGTTTATTGATAGAGTAGGTTTAGGATATACAAATTTGACTGACATATGAACAAGGAAGCATGAATCTACAAAGATTAATTTTGCAGCAACATGTTATAGATGATATTTTCTGCTACAGCAATAACCTGCAGAACCTTGAGACCGAAAAGTTGAAAGAAGAAAACGACAAATGGAACGAATCGTGTAATGGCTACATTGAGTAACATCAGCACCAACTTCTATTAAGCCATCATTATCTTTTTCTCGCCGCTCTTGCTTCGGAATGCTGATAACAACGAGAATGATCGCGAAGCTGCACAAGAATTTTCTCATGCCCACCTTCAGAATATTGACAacagaaaacaacaacaaaaaaggaaagagaaagcAATGCTTACACTTCTGAGGCGTTACGCTGGTCGATGGTGCTTCGTCGCGCGACATCAAAGTAACTAAGACAACAACATAGAAAGAAATGATTATTAACTTGAGCATATTAATCAAATTCTTATGGTACATATTTATGCGGGTAAACCACCAAATACATCCGAATTATCTTGGCCTTCACAAAAATATCCTGAATTTCGACCAAAATGtccttaaataatttaaaaacgtAGGTCAAAATCTCACATGACAAACAGAAAGTTCTGTATGCCACATCACTTTTTTCTGTCAATGTAGAACTTCTTAATTCACGGATGTATATTTTCGTcatgtttttaaaataacaaaatttgaagacattcttctcagcaacaaattaatttggatacaTTTTTTGGGGTTTACCCTATTTAAGCAGTAAGTTGTGCTAGCCACAAATAGTTAGTTAACCCTAACTCTAGTTAAAAGTTTGTTAGCTAGATTAGTTAGGTTACTGCTTCTGTTACAGCTGTAAAACCCTAACTCTGTCAAGTGGGAACTCTCATCTACCATTCTCACAAAAGCTAACAATTTTCTGAATTTCTGACGTTGCAAGAAAGTCGTTACTGTGTCGTTATAGAAGGAGCAGGAAGAATCTTTCTGTAACCCAGATTCAAAAGATTGGTGGGCAAATACATGTTTCATAGGATACATGAATAGCAGAACCATTCAAAGGCTTTTCTTATAAGATGTTACACTGTAAAGTCATAATCATGATTGTTCAATACTATAGATTGGTTCTTGttacaaacaacaacaacaagaaagccttgtcccactaagtggggagATTGGTTCTTGTTAAGAGGCataaaaggagagagagagttCATGAAACTGGTTTATGTAGACACCGAATTAAAAACACAGATATGAAGAATAtacagagaaataaaaaataattaatgtaTGAGAAGGGTATCTTTAAGAAAGTATATCCGTGCACTAAAGTCAAAACCCTTTCCAGTTTCcaatagtaaaataaatttttgctCCATCTAAGGGTCTGCCGCTGGCCAATGAATTGCTTCATGCATAAGGCGGAATTCAAACCCCTGACACTTGTTTAAGTGGACAAGTGAGCTGACCAATCGACCAACCCAAGTTGGTTGGCACTCAAAAGATTTTAATTCTTACAAAATAGTCCTTGAATGAAAAAGGCTGGCCACCCAAAAGTTTGACAAACTTAGTTAAATATTGGGGACCCCAAATGATCACATATGTTTGATCATTCTCATTGGGGGCCCATGAATGCCTTTCTTTCATTCAGATGCTATTTTGATGAAATTAGCATCTTTTGAATAACAAAATGGTGATTTATCCTTTAAGAGTAGGCTTCAATGGCAAAAGATGAGGGGGAAAAGGACAGTGTAGGCCAATATTGTGTTTTTATGTTTTATCACAGAGAAGATGTCCATCAATTCATTTAGGTATTGTCAAATTTGAACTAACTGATTGAACCTCACAATTTTTGTCCCTTAAAAGACACCCCAAAGTTGTATTAGCTCTAAAGGTACTGTCAGCTTTGGACCTCATGATTTGTCCCTACGGGTACATCAAAGTTGTTATGTGCTGTTTAGCTTTGAATTCGGATCTTCAAAGTGGTAGTGCACTATATATTAGAAAGTGCTTTACGAATATGGTATCTATCTACCAATAATACATTAATGTAGGTCTCCATTAGGAGCAAGTTACCTTGGTTTGGGGAACTATTAGTTCCGGCATTGTTTGCCTGAGAACCATCAACACTGCCAGTATCTGCTTCCATGTTGGGTCCAGAAGGCAAGCTATGATTTTTTCTTCTAAACTTTAACAGCCCTCTCAAACCTTTCGGTGATTCCTTTACTGGCTTCTCAATCACTTCGGGAATCTTCTCAAGCATTGAGTTTCTGGAATCAGACACACGTGCTCTAAACGTTTCCATACCAATTGATGTTGATGCAGTCTCCAAGCGTGTTGGAAGTGCTTTACCCTGCTCAGAATCCCGTGGACAACTGTCTTCTGAACAAGAAACTCGGGCAGATGGGGCATGATAAGGTTCCTCAGCAGTACAAATGCTAGATGATTTTGAAGGTTTGCTCTCTGTGTTATCTCTTTTATCCTGATTTTTGGAATATAAGACATTTAAATTTAGAGAAATGAAGAATTGCTCCCATGATATTTATAGAagataaatcaaattaaaattttcttcaCCATACAGTTAAAATACCTAAAAGTAACATATCCTAtctgaaattcaaaagaaaatataagCAAATTTCCAATTGTCATAAAATTGAACATAAGCTGCTCTTCTATACACACTTTCTGCATTGAATTGTAAATTTAAATTGAGTAAGAAATTCTACAAAGTATGTGTTGATATTATGATGCCACATCCACAGTTACTATTGCTTagcaaacttaaattattggaAAATGTTAGCTACAGTTTCGATcctcatatatataataacacAATAAAATCAAGGAATCTTCTTGGCTGGATAAGTTGATTGTAATATTCATCATATTTACTATTCATCTATTCAGAACCATGCTCATGAGGTCATGATCATGCTTATGAAAATTCTGTTCAAACTACTTATGAAAGTTTAACATTATGAAATCTACTAAATTACTAATTAGACATACCTCTGTAGGTTGCAAGAGTGATTGGTTCTCTGAGCTTTCTATATCTACTATATCAGTGCTCAATGGTAAAATTGGAGTAACAAGAGCATAACTTGACACCGTCTCAGCTTTATCCATTACTCTATCATTGTCATATTGTCTCCTTGATGGCACGGGTTTATTTTCAGACTTCTTGTTACTAAAATCAGGGGCACGTGGTTTTTCATACTCAAGCATCACAACAGTCTTCTCAATTATGGGATTGTCATCTCCATCATCATTGGGTGAATTGTGAATTTCATTTTTCCTCATCATGGTTCCTGCTGTATTCATAGAAGACTTAATACCATTCAGCTTCTGTGTCTTCTCTGTACTTGATGATCTGTTTTGGACACTATCACTTGCATTAGAAGTTCTGATTTTAAGTTCCGGGAGGGCTGCAGTCTTGCTTTTATCATGGTTCACAATAGCAGAAATCTTTCTGCTTTCGGTCACATTAACTGCCTTGGTCTTTGCTGTTGTCCTAGTGCCACTGTTATGTGTTTCAACTGAGGGACTCGGACGAATAGTACTCATTTTAGGTTCTGACAATCTTCTACTTCGTTGCAAAGAATTCTGACGAATGGTACCCATTTTAGGTTCTGACAATCTTCTAATTTGTGCCGATGAAGACTGAGGAATGGTGCTGATTTTGGGTTCCGACAATGTTCTTATCCGTGCCAAAGAAGTCTGATGAATATTAGTCATTTTAGGTTCGGACAATCTTCTACTTTGCACCACTGTTGACTTGGTATGAATTCTACCATCAATCCCCTTTTCCTTCTTAGAATCAGGCAGAGAAGGAGCTGACCGGCTTAATTTGTTTGTAGCTGAGTAGCTTCCACCATTTAATTTGCTGGTTTTTGAGACCTCGGGGGAAATATTGCATCCAATGGAAGCAATTCTGAATCTTTGAAAGGGAGAGGATGATCTTGGCTCAGAATCACTAAATTTTGAGCTTGGTGAAAGCTTTGGCGGAAGCTTTGTGGTGGTTACTTTTGATGGCACTGGTGATTTAGCAGTGACGGTGCTACTCCTAGCAGCAATTCTCTTTTGCCTCTCCATCTTTAAAGCTTCTATGCGTTTTCTGTCTTCCTCTTcctatttatttataattaaacaaaaagaGTTGAGAAACAGATGAACATCCTTAGAAAACATGGTTATCCCATCAATCTAaatgaaaacatactaaaagaaTTGCTGACTCTAGAATATGGTGTCAATGATCATGGCTTGAGCCTTTAATTATATCATTGTGTAACATAAACATTATATGGAAGGGAAATATAATTTAAGTACCCTCTCTTTCTTCGTTTTCTGGAGATCAGCTTTGTAGCTTCTAAGTCTTTCAGCTCGTGCTCGTGCATCATCCAATGGACTCGGTTTATTCGTTTTTCCTCTCCTAATTGGGCCAACACTTGATTTCTTCTCCTTATTCAACATCTTAGATCCTGGTTTGGTTTGAGCCAATGCCACTTTGTTCTTATCTTGTGAAGCACGCCCTTTTGGTTGGGCCCGCATTTCATATTCTAATAGAGGGCCATAACCCATCAAACCCTTTTCTGTCCCCCGTTCAGGCATCATGTTCAATTCATCTGGCTCACAGGAAAggttttctttcttcttatgCACCTTTGGGAACTCCGAGTCCATGTCCATAGCATTTCTCTCACCACTAACTCCAACCGACCTAGAGTTCACTATATAGGAGTCATCACTATCATCATGGAACAACCTCCTTTCCAACTTATTGTTTGAAAAACTGTGTCCGTTGATAGATATCATATCTGAAAAAGACTTTGCATTACCAGACACACTTTCTTGTTTATTAACAATGAAATCCTCATTCGCAGCCCTCCTATAACCATTCTTCCTTCCAGAAGTTTCTTGAGAATGTACATCGTCCACAGACCTGCCACTACCAGTTTGACTTGCCCTTCTGGATAACAACAAATCACCATCAGTTGACGTAGCCATGCGCATTGATCCCTTGCTAATGGTGTGCATATCTACACCATTACCTCCTTGAATTTCACACATATCCCTCTCACCAAAATCTAAGGGATCGTTGACACCAATCTGTTTCTTTCTCCTGATATGATCTACCTTTTCAAACATGCCTTGGTCAACGGCATGTCTATCTTCATCTACATCTCTCAATAACAAATTTTGGAATGCTTGCCAATGTCCTCCTTCTGCTTCCTTATCACCACAGTCTGCAGCATCATCCCTATCATACGAACTCAATTTCTTCAAAGATTCCTCATTACTAATTCCTCTTACTCTTGTAGCCTTTGCAGATTCCTCAGTCTCTTCATCAGCTTCAGAAGCAGAAGCTGAAGCCCGTTCTGCGTTTGTTACGTAATTGATGTTCCGGATGATCACCATACCAGACTTCTGTCTACTCGATCGGCTAGCTTTCTTTCGTTGATCTCCAGTCCGAGAACTTCCCCTTTCCATATTCATTTCATCCTGAAACATTGAAAATTCTGCATTCAAAGCATCCGATTCATTATTATAGTTTCCATTATCCATAGAATGCCTTCTGTGTCCCATATTTTGATCAGCATTTAATCTCTTAGCCTCTGGCTGCAAAAATGAGTTGTTTGCTGGATAGGTCTGATAGTAGGGGATGCCTTGCACTGGATACGGCTGAAAAGCTTGTAAGGAACCTGGGAGAGAATGAACGggccaaggcggaaaaccattATGTGGAAACTGGACATGAACATTATCTTGGAGACCTTCTGTTGCTCGTTGATCAGCTGAAAAATTAACTGAAAAAATGCACAAACAAGAATCTCAGGGCATTTAAAGGAAACAAGAAACCAGATTTCAAGAACTTTCCCAAGTTGGTCAGAATAAATTCTTCCATCTATAGACCACAATAACCAAACACTTCTAAGAATTGAAAAATCCTTGGCACCAAATTTGCAGATATTGCCCACAGCATCTAAAATGCCACCAATTTACCCAGCCAAAGCCACTATACTATTGAATAACTTCCACATGACCCTCGCTCTCAAATGTCCACAATGGATCCTCCTCCACTGATTTTCTATTCTTAATCCACTCGGAGGTCACTAATAATAATGATTTCGACGACATCTACATTCTTTGAGCATCTGCTTATTATATTCAGAAGAATGACTCTTGAAGATTCAAAGGAACGGTTAAGTTCAAATACGAGTATGCATGGCATGTGTTTGTGCATGTAATAAAGTGTGATGACTAATGACTAATACGCATTCAGTCAGGTACAATATCATGCATGAATTTTACGAGTTCAAAATGTGTTAGAGAAGGTACCAGAATTTGTTTTCCCATTACTTCCTGACTCCAATTCAGTATGGGATTTAGTGGTAGTATTGGAAAGTATAATGCTTGATGCATTTGTAGCAAAGAAGTCTGTACGATTAGGTGTAACTTCACCAGCTTCAATTTCAAGCCATTGGTCActttcatgttttcttttccataAAGCCTTAAATCTTCTACATGCATCCCTGAAATATTGCAAGATTTAGCATTAGCAAGACCATTATGTATGTTTAAGACCAAAGAAATTTAGTTCTTACATCAAGCGTGACGCTTCAAAGCATTCAGCAAATGACATTAAAGCTGGCAGGCAGTCAATGTCGAAACCAGCAGCAAAAGCACGTGCAAATGCCATTCCTTGCTCTTTCTGCAGCATTGACTTACGTGTCACCAGGACTTTCAAAATCTGACCTCTATTGCAAAACAATGAAAACAACCATGAATATGAACTGGCTTCTAAACAACCTGTTTTACACAGTCACTCAGACTATTATAACAAACAAAGCTGCAAAATACATTATGTTCAGCAGCTGAACTCTATCCAGAAATGCTTGAGTGATGACATCCTTCAAGGGTGCTAAGCCAGGCAAAGATACCCGAAGAAATTGATTAGCCGGAGGTTTAATTCATGTATTAACAAATGTTTCAAAGTCTTAATACAAAGGGAGGAATTCACAGCCAAACTGAGCTTTAATTTGAAATATAAGATAGTGAATAAGTATACAGAACTAACTTTTGATTAGCCAACATTagccaattttttttctttattgtaaaatttatttttcacccCACATTATTTagaaggtttagggtttagaattTAGGTTTCAGAATGTATAATttacggtttagggtttaaaatttagaatttagaatttagtaTTAAAAAATTGGCTAATATTGACTGAAAAATT includes:
- the LOC130961543 gene encoding COP1-interacting protein 7-like, which codes for MTMNSSTKLDSAVFQLTPTRTRFDLVIITNGKKEKVASGLLNPFLSHLKVAQDQISKGGYSIVLVPDCGSDAAWFTKGTVERFVRFVNTPEILERVYNLESEVLQIEEAIAIQGNNCIGISTLEDEQMKKVESVEGNDINAEKSIIIYESVTEGTEANGRTKAESKGQILKVLVTRKSMLQKEQGMAFARAFAAGFDIDCLPALMSFAECFEASRLMDACRRFKALWKRKHESDQWLEIEAGEVTPNRTDFFATNASSIILSNTTTKSHTELESGSNGKTNSVNFSADQRATEGLQDNVHVQFPHNGFPPWPVHSLPGSLQAFQPYPVQGIPYYQTYPANNSFLQPEAKRLNADQNMGHRRHSMDNGNYNNESDALNAEFSMFQDEMNMERGSSRTGDQRKKASRSSRQKSGMVIIRNINYVTNAERASASASEADEETEESAKATRVRGISNEESLKKLSSYDRDDAADCGDKEAEGGHWQAFQNLLLRDVDEDRHAVDQGMFEKVDHIRRKKQIGVNDPLDFGERDMCEIQGGNGVDMHTISKGSMRMATSTDGDLLLSRRASQTGSGRSVDDVHSQETSGRKNGYRRAANEDFIVNKQESVSGNAKSFSDMISINGHSFSNNKLERRLFHDDSDDSYIVNSRSVGVSGERNAMDMDSEFPKVHKKKENLSCEPDELNMMPERGTEKGLMGYGPLLEYEMRAQPKGRASQDKNKVALAQTKPGSKMLNKEKKSSVGPIRRGKTNKPSPLDDARARAERLRSYKADLQKTKKEREEEDRKRIEALKMERQKRIAARSSTVTAKSPVPSKVTTTKLPPKLSPSSKFSDSEPRSSSPFQRFRIASIGCNISPEVSKTSKLNGGSYSATNKLSRSAPSLPDSKKEKGIDGRIHTKSTVVQSRRLSEPKMTNIHQTSLARIRTLSEPKISTIPQSSSAQIRRLSEPKMGTIRQNSLQRSRRLSEPKMSTIRPSPSVETHNSGTRTTAKTKAVNVTESRKISAIVNHDKSKTAALPELKIRTSNASDSVQNRSSSTEKTQKLNGIKSSMNTAGTMMRKNEIHNSPNDDGDDNPIIEKTVVMLEYEKPRAPDFSNKKSENKPVPSRRQYDNDRVMDKAETVSSYALVTPILPLSTDIVDIESSENQSLLQPTEDKRDNTESKPSKSSSICTAEEPYHAPSARVSCSEDSCPRDSEQGKALPTRLETASTSIGMETFRARVSDSRNSMLEKIPEVIEKPVKESPKGLRGLLKFRRKNHSLPSGPNMEADTGSVDGSQANNAGTNSSPNQVTLMSRDEAPSTSVTPQKSSRSFSLLSAFRSKSGEKKIMMA